The following nucleotide sequence is from Acidobacteriota bacterium.
GGCGCCTCGGACGTGGCCGAAAAGCTCGCTCTCAAGGAGGGTCTCGGTGAGCGCAGCACAATTGACGACGACGAACGGCCGGTCGCGGCGAGGCCCCGTTTGGTGGATGGTGCGGGCCACCACGTCCTTACCCGTTCCCGAGGCGCCGGTGATCAGGACGGTTACGTCGGTCTCGGCCGCTACACGAACCTGCTGGAGGACCTTCCGCATCGCCGGACTGAGCGCAACGATCCCGGGGACGGCGCTGATCCGGGCCAGCTCCCGCCGCAGGGCGACGACCTCCGTGCGGTCATAGACGAAGGCCGTCACGCCGGCGACCTCATCGTCCTCGTCGAGCAGTTGCGCCGTCGTTACCTCCACGACACGCTCGTTCCCGCCCGGCACGATTCGCTCGCGGCAGCCGTCGACCGGCTTGCCGTGTTCGAGCGTCCACAGGAGCGGGCAGTCTGTCGAGCACTTCTCGCCCCGGAGGACATCGTCGCAACGGCGACCCACCGCCTCCGCGGCGCTGACCCCGGTGATCCGCTCGAGTCGGCGAGAGAACGACCGGATCACCCGCTCCCGGTCGACGGTGAAAACGCCGTCTCCGACGGCGTCGAGGATTCGCTCCGTTCGCTCCTTCTCCCGCCGGATGACCCGATTCACTTCCTCCAGTTCCAGGATGGTGTCGCGGAGCGCATCCATGTTGCGGAAGTTCTCGATGAGCCCGACGCAGCGGTTCGCCTCGTCCAGGAAAGGGTACGCGGTGAAGCAATACGAGCAGCGAGCGCTGGGCCCGCCGAGCTGAACGTTGAAGTGCACGTGCACCTGCCCGCGAGGCACCTCGAGCCGCTTCGGCGAGATGGCCGCCAGCGTCTCGGCCGGGACGAGCTGGGACAGTTTCCGGCCGCGCAGGTCCTGTCCCTCCCGGCCGACGATGCGAGCGAACGCATCGTTGGCATAGAGCACGGTCTCGTCGTGCCCGACGATGAGGATCCCGTCGGTGATGTGATCGAGGATGCGCTCCGGCGCCAGGCACCCGTTGGAGGCTTCGGCCATCGTCCACCCGTTGGCTGAGCAGGGATACTAACTTACGAATATGTTATATCCCCAACGCGGCCCCAGCCACCCGCGCATCCAACCGTTTCCAGACAGTGGGAATCGGCCGTGATCAGGTCCGGCCGAGGCGGCGGGCCACTTCCGCGTCGTGGGGATCCTCCGCGTAGAGCCGCTCGAGATCCGCCCGCGCCTGCCGCGTCCGCCCGAGCGCCTCGTAGACCAGGGCGCGCTCGAAGCGCAAGGCGCGCAGCAGCTCGGGAGGGCGACCCTTGCGCCGGCGCAGCCCCGCGGTGAGTGCCTCGCGTGCGGCGTCGAGCAGGCCGAGGCGGCGCAGGGCGCGCCCCTTGTACAGGAGCATCGCGGCATGAGCCGGACTTTCGTTGCCCAGCCCTTCGGCGAGCTCCACGACGCGTTCCGCCGCCCGGCGGCCTTCCGCTCCGGCGTCCGGATCCGCCTCGAGGAGAAGCTCGGCCAGTGACACCTTGACGACCACGTCGCCGGGGCGCATCCGGAGAAGCCTCTCGAGCGCGGCGATCGCTTCCTTGCGTCGGCCGAGACGCTGCTTCGCCTCGACCAGCCCGAGCAGCGCGCCGGCGAGGCCGGGCCGGACGTGAGCGGTGATCTCCGGCGTCACCGGCAGCTCGAGGTCGAGATCGAGGCCGTAGCGGCGGAACGTGCGGCCCAGCTCCTCCCCCCGCTCGGCCGCCGATGCGAGGAAAGCGGCGGCCTCCGACGGCCGGTCCAGGGCGAGGGCCAGGTACCCGGCGAGGAAGGCGCCGTCGGCGAGGTGCAGCGCCTCGCGCAGCCGCTCGAGCGCCGCCACCTCGTCTCCGCGCACGAACTCCCGGCACCCGGCGATGAACGCCCGCTCGTGCGCGGGGGTGAACAGCCGCTCGAAGAAACCGGGCGTCAGCCGGCGCTCGAGCGCCTCGGCGCGCCGTGACGCAGAGCTTGCGGCGCCGCGCGACGGCAGTGCGTGCGTGTAGAAGAGTCCGGTTCCCGGAATACCAAAGGTCACGCGACGGCCGCGGGGGCCGGCGGTGAACTTCGCCCCTCGCGGGCCGATCGACGCGGAAACACCCGAGCGGCTGAAGTTCAGCGTCACGCCGGGAGCGATGCGGACGCGGCGCCAGAATCGGAACGCCATCTCTCCTCCGCTGCCGCCAGCGGCTAACGCCAGTCACCCGCCGCGACGAACGCCCCCCAGTAGAACGGGTGGACCGGGCGGTGCGAGGCCCGGCGCACCGCGATCACCTCCCGCGTCGCCGCCGCCACGGCCTCGGCGGTGGGCCGCTGTTCCTCCAGGCGCGCGCGATAGAGGGCCGCCATCCACTCACGCGTCGCGGAATCGTCCGCCGGCCACAGGCTCACGATCGCCGTGCGCGCGCCCGCCTCGAAGAAGGCACGCTGCAGGCCGAGAACGCCTTCAGCCGTGCGGACCTCGCCGAGTCCGGAGTCGCAAGCGGAGAGAACCACCCACTCCACGCCCGTCAGGTCGAGCGCGGCGATCTCGGCGGCGGTCAGCAGGCCGTCGTCCGCGGCGCTGTCCCGCCCGGAGCCCTGAGGCCCGGCGCCGATCGGTGCGCGATTGGCGCCGGCCAAGGCGAGTCCGGTTCGGAACAGCGGGTCGATCGGCACCGGCAGCACCGGCCCCGGCGCGAACGGCGCTTCGCCGCGTGCGCCGGCGGGGACCGTCCGGGGGCAGTCGCTTTCGATCCGGAAACTGTGCGTCGCGAGATGCAGGATCCGGCGCCCTGGGGCTTCCCGGCGGAACGTCGCTTCGTCCGCGGCGGCGCCGGTGACGATCCGGACCGCCGCGGGGGCCCCGCGTCGAGCGGCCGAAGCGCGCCACCGTTCGGCCAGATCGGTGACCTCCCGCTCCGTTCCCGGAAGCGGCGCGAAGCGCGCGGGAACGAGCCGCCAGCAGCCGTCCCGGCTCCGGGCGGAATCCCGCTCGGACGGCGGCATGGCGCTTTCCACGTCCTCAGGTGCGCCCGCCCGCGCACCCGCATCGAAGTCGATCCCCCCGACCGCCAGCAGACCTCGCCCGCGGCGAACCGGCGCGCCGCGCAGCAGATCGCGCTCGGAGGTGAGCCGGTGGACCGGAGCGCCGGTCTCGGCCCAGAAGCGGCCGCCGGCCGCCGGAAAGGTGGCGGGATTGACGGCGTGCAGCGCCCCGTCGGGAACGACGAACAGCACCCGGGCGCCTCCGGCCTTCGCGACCACCGGATCCCAGACCGCCCGGCGCAGCGACTCCGCCGCCTCTCGGTAGCGCGCGTCCGCCTCGTGACGATCGCGGCCAGCGGCGAGCGGAGGTGCCGAGATTTCCTCGCGCCACCGCCGGACCAGCTCTTCGATCCGACCGGCATCGCCCAGAGGCACGGCGATGGGATCGGCTTTTCCCGGGGGGAGGACGAA
It contains:
- a CDS encoding PAS domain S-box protein, encoding MAEASNGCLAPERILDHITDGILIVGHDETVLYANDAFARIVGREGQDLRGRKLSQLVPAETLAAISPKRLEVPRGQVHVHFNVQLGGPSARCSYCFTAYPFLDEANRCVGLIENFRNMDALRDTILELEEVNRVIRREKERTERILDAVGDGVFTVDRERVIRSFSRRLERITGVSAAEAVGRRCDDVLRGEKCSTDCPLLWTLEHGKPVDGCRERIVPGGNERVVEVTTAQLLDEDDEVAGVTAFVYDRTEVVALRRELARISAVPGIVALSPAMRKVLQQVRVAAETDVTVLITGASGTGKDVVARTIHQTGPRRDRPFVVVNCAALTETLLESELFGHVRGAFTGAVRDKPGRFELADGGTILLDEIADTSPALQAKLLRVLQDKQFERVGGTDSRRVDVRIIAATNRDLAAEVAAGRFREDLYYRLAVLEIHLPPLRERRADIPPLVEHFMEKFRAKYYAGREEEFRGISNRAMAMLLAYDWPGNVRELEHAIEVAMVTTTTGRIERAFLPPAIRRAVAPETVPPDEAVPTGPEQEEQRRILEVLRRNRWHVTRSARELGISRTTLWRRMKRYDLIR
- a CDS encoding DUF4236 domain-containing protein, encoding MAFRFWRRVRIAPGVTLNFSRSGVSASIGPRGAKFTAGPRGRRVTFGIPGTGLFYTHALPSRGAASSASRRAEALERRLTPGFFERLFTPAHERAFIAGCREFVRGDEVAALERLREALHLADGAFLAGYLALALDRPSEAAAFLASAAERGEELGRTFRRYGLDLDLELPVTPEITAHVRPGLAGALLGLVEAKQRLGRRKEAIAALERLLRMRPGDVVVKVSLAELLLEADPDAGAEGRRAAERVVELAEGLGNESPAHAAMLLYKGRALRRLGLLDAAREALTAGLRRRKGRPPELLRALRFERALVYEALGRTRQARADLERLYAEDPHDAEVARRLGRT